The segment AAAATGTTGCATTTACTCAAAAACAGACAAGTGAGGGAGGGAGGAGAAGCAGTGTAGGAAGAAAACTAAGAGAGTTATAATGTCTGATTGGGACCGTGACATTgcatttgataatttatacacaCAAGAGATAATCATCAATATTATGTACTGAAGACTCCTCATCGGACGAATCTAGTAAAATGGTGATTCTGACGactcattttaataaaaggAATTTTAGTTGTTATATTTGTAGCCCTTatactaagaaaaaagcaaaactttatataatgttattattttaatatattggtggaaccaatttaaaattttgtcgtCTTCTtgattaaataacatattacaCCTTATTAGCATTCATATCTACAGATTATTTGCAATTTGTGACTCAATCGTAGTAATCGTTATGTGTAGCATGACTAAGGGTGCGGTACACGTCCattaagtacaatattatttgtatttaattttaacttaatcaACACGAAACTTCATGGGCGTAAGCTGTCAAAAAACGATTAATGAAATGGATTAAGTGTAAGTCTTACCTGGTCATATATGGGTATTTTGGCGATCCAATTACTGCACTTCGCGTAAAAATCATCTTCGATGGGTGATTTGCCCAATAGGAATCGTAAGTAATCTACCAATTCTAGAGCACCCTCCGGCGTCCAGCAATTCAAATTGTTAAATATCAAATCCACCTTCAAGTCAGGACATTTAACATGCTGACAAAACTTCCAATTCTGATTTATCATAGAGTTAGTAGATaacttatacaaaattaaatcttttaaattatttaaatttgcacTTTGTGCGACTTGTCGTTCTGAAAGCGAATCAATTATTCTCAAACATTGCAAAATCTTTCCACATTCCAATAGTTTAGGCAAATATGAAAACAGTTGATCCAAGTCAATGGTAGTGTGCAATGATGCCAGATAtttgttgttattgaataaaacttttgtttgaTCGAATCTTTCTAGgtccataaatttatttaagcaTTTTGTTCGCGCATCTATACTTTGCTGCATATCAGTATCGTTAAGAGCCGTATgaattttctttataatatgcGCGAGAACCCAATTGTGTAAAATAACATATGTCAGACATTGCGGGTCCGGCGTGCGTGGTAAAGGAGCAAAGTCAGCTATAGGCTCAATAAACAGTTTCTCCTCAGGATTCTTAAAGTCAAACACGAAATGTAGAAGATTATTGAAACTTTCTTCACTTGCTTCATTCGACAATTCCACTAATGTTATCGACGgacaaaagtttaaaataagcTTGGGTATGAGATTTACATTAAGTTTCTTACATATGGCTTCCAAATGCGTTATAGGCAAATCCTGATTGTTTATCATATTTCCAAATATATCATGCAAATGCCTTTCCAGTATAACAAAATATGGTGCAGCCGTTGTTAATTGTGCTTCATCCAACACATTTTCGTCTTTCAGCTGCGATACAGACTTCGCATACATATAACATTTTCTGAGATAATGAACTCTAGTTTTCTTGTTGTTATATTGAGTTACTTCTGCAATGTTACACAAGTCCTTATCGGATGCAGCTACTACATTCATATAAATTTGGTGATATTTCTGCAAGACGCTCGAATCTAACTCCTTTGACCTACTTGAATTTACAATTACCTCTAGGTCTCCACAGCATTGCTTTAATTCCCTGGACAGCTGGTTGAGTTTGCAGAAATCTTTATGTTTGATAGGTATTCGACAGTCTGTTATGAGCTCACAAATATTATCTCCGTACGTAAATGTACTATCAGTATTGCCGAATATTTCAAATGTAACACTTGCTATATCTtctacaaatttaatataatttttagtatttttcgATGATGTGGTATCTGTACCAGATCGAACTTCGGCTAGTTTTCGCTCCACAACATTAATAAGGCCATAGGTTATTTCTCTATTTAGGCCACTACTAATGAGAATGTCAACTGCATTTATAAATGGTGAATTTTTGTGGGTGTAAAGTTGCAAGTGTGGATGACGAGAGCCTAATTCTATGACATCAAAGGAATTTGGTGCTCTGTTTGCAGCTAAGAAGCCTTCCACGAGGCCCATTACTTCTGTCGAAACAACGGAGAGCGCTGAAAGCTCCTTGCTCGGATATCGTGAACAATCGCGATAACaaattatattctttaattttgcGATTAAATTCCTCAGTTGTTCTGTGAACGCCACTTCCGTTGCTATTTCTGAATCAAATAGGTCAAACATCTAGAAaggtacattatattattatttttcctaGGAGTCATATGGTATGCAAGTAATTTAGgtgacttttttatggaagaggagggttaacgagcgtacgggtcacctgatgttaaatgatcgcCGCCGcaaacattctcttgcaacacctgagaaatcacaggagcattgccgacctttaaggaaggtgtacgcgctttttttgaaagtgacGACCCGGAagcaccgtacaaggaagctcattccacagcttggttgtacatggaagaaagttccttgaaaccgCACTGTTTCGATGATATTCTAGTTTGTGTGCgaagcgtgtcgtgcgaagatggaaatACGCAACAGGAATCAGGgaaaacagctcttcagaacacttccTGTGATAGATGCATAGAAGACTCGTTCGAGTCGTTTACAGAGCACTCGGTCACCGACAATTCGAACAACGCTACAACCCAGTGGgagcgccagaccagagatgacagcaatactccgatgtggctggacctgcgctttgtttagcgctagaatgtggaccggcttgaagtattgccgtgctctatttatgaggcccagcttcttcgaatgCAATATGGTTTTTCATTCCACAGTCACTACTGCTCTACGGTTATCTGGAGCAATTTTCCGGCAagcctatttttaatatttaatctaaCGTAACATAATACCTACAACTGGCGCCACCAATGCATCTGAAATTAGTATTTACTACCAACTAAGGTATACTTTGATTCACCGATCTACTACCAGGTCGCCAGTTTTAAACTAGATAGCATTGCCGCAGTGACGTCATCTTTCTATGAGGCAGTATTAACAATCTCATCCCAGGCGACGCCCGCCACCCGGCCCTACGTCGCGGACGTCTGTTCGTGCTCCGCCACCGCGGGTCAATGCGTGGGGCCGGTCACCTCTACCGGTTGTTGCAACCAAGGCGGCCCCTGCGTCTTAGAGGCCACCGTTGGCGCGGCTTGCCGTGCCCGCATCGCAACATAAAACTGGCATCGCTATGACCTGACCGATGACATATGACCGATAAACGGCCATGTGTGGTCTCGCAAGACAAATAAATATCGCTGCGGGCTCCACCAGTGAGCTCAGAGCGACCCTCAGGCCGTACTTCTGTCTAAGAACATCGTTATGTTCAAGGCCGTGTAAGACATACCGCGCGAATTAACATTCGCGATGGCTAACTGTGGACGGTTAAATTGCATACGCTCCGTTTGCGTACTTTAACGCATAGAACTCGAACAACAATTAGACTTGATCATTAAACACCCATGGATGCACTTCCCTGCAATATATATGGATGTGAGACATGGGCACTCAATAATGAGCACCCCAACAAGCTTAAGTACTGCCAAAGGTCTATCGAACGAAGTATGACGGGAACACAGACGCTatacaaaataagaaatgaagACCTGAGacaaaaaacaatacttaataaaatagatCAGCACAAGTGGAGATGGACTGGCCAGATGTTGAGATAGCCAGGAGAAATGGATCAAAATTGTCACTAATTGGTATCCAAGAGGTTGCACACGGAGCCAGAGGGGACCATGTGAGGATGAACTAAAACTCTGACatgacatatattttaaatacgtaaaaataattaatatattaacacagtaagtcatttttcaattaaatttggcgcactgattgtcctggaagttgaataaatattattatactgttgtaatgcaatttacattgcaatgtaaattgcattacaacaGCTATGACACTAAAATTATGAAAGAGAACGTACAGTCTgaagaatatattaataactgtATTGAAAGTAACCTTGCTTTTCTTCgtttataaataacttttataatatttaaatattatattataataaagaaatataaagtccattagaaagagaaaggtattatacactactcgcttgtgtatacggctgtcgcgcctgcgcacgtctcatttaacggttctattccacggattttttcttacggttttactatcacatttttttcagttctgTCCcacagcaaaatccctatctcctccaagcctgccgtaaggaacttcattccaataaaatatgttaacttttattgaaattataatgttGACGACAAACCTCATATTTCTATTTGATAAACACTTCAATTAAAATGTAGCCTCGATTAATCTATATACTAATGAAATAcgagtttaataaaatatctgatAAGCTAGTAAATAAACAACACATTGTTGGCAACAGAGGCCAATGATTTATAGTTTagattgtaatatttattactgaTAATGCTGCACTAGCCATTGTTTTTCTAATACAATATGTTTTCAGCTGGAAGTACATTCTAACAGTATAATAAATTAGCTACAAATGTACATTATTAACTATTACTCATATTTTTACTTTGATTAATACAGACAATTCCGCGGCAGCCCCAAAACTATTGAAACTAGAAGCCATAAATTTTTCATGAAATTGACATATTCAAGTTACCCGACCTGATATGTATAACTTCTGTTCCAGTTGGGTAACTTGAACGCTTCTCATATCAGTATCAGTCTTTGACTCTGACTTGCATAAGCAACAGGtggaataatattaacaaaaatagcaCAGTGATACAATAAAGACTATAAAATGATCTTAGCTTCATAGTTACCATACATACCTCTAATATTTGATTAGCTTTTGGGAAATCATTATGGTGTAAAGCTAATGCAACCAGACAGATTGGTTTAGCCAACATTATTGATATAAAGTCTATTGTATTCCTTTTCACACTGCAGGctgaaacatttataattttaagtttttattgtgTCATTGTAGTACATCACTCAATCTATTTCCCTTGATTAAAATACATCATGAAAAGCATGtaaatataaactattattgCTAAATACACATATTATGTCTAAGCAATTTAATGAACCTCATTGTTCTCAAACTCAGAACAGTTTTTGTTCCAATTGCTGATTTATTTACCTTCATCAGCTGAAATAGTAGATGTCAACATAGTTTTACCAGGTTCAGGTTTTGGATTAGTAAACCGTCTCCGGACTTTAGGTTTCTTCTTCATTCTCATATCGAATTCCGAATCATCATCCTCACTGCTGTTGTCAACTTTCACATAATCCATGCACAGTTTTAATTGTGCTGGACTGGTGTCTGGTGGTAGAGTTGATACCAACTGCATTTTCCATATTGAGTGGTTAACAACATCTGCTAATCTTTTAAACCTTGTGGAGATATTAATTTCTTGGGTACCTATCTTTTTTGATAGTATTTCTATACACATTTTAAGCATATTCAGAATTTCTTGTGTTGTAAAAGAGCTGCATATGAATCCTGTATTTGAGTTCTTCACAATTTCTTtgcttttattttgtttttttgaataaaagtaagaACATTCTGAGTGTGTCCCACAGGGAATGTCCTGGTTGTGTTCATAGCAAGAAAAGTATTCATATCTcaaaaataaacatgaaaatatattttctatgacttCAATACAACAATGTAAAGGTTGCAAAGCCAATACCAATCTTTTAATTTCTTCCATAGCACTATTAATTTCCTGCATGTTTTCTGAACCTTCTGATGAATTTAATATAGTGTCAATTACCTTTGTAATTATACAATAACTATTATATGTTGAAATATCCCAGACTGCATCACGATGGCTCTTTGTGTCAACCTGCTTATTGCTTAGACATTGAAGTTCATAAATGTAATCATTGTTCATGGTCAAAAGCTTAGATACTTTATATCTATCTACTCTAGAGAGCCTGCAGACTTGTGATATGACTGTCAATGCACTCTGAACTAAAACTTGATTAAATATTGAAGTGCTCagaattttacaattattttccaTACAAAACTTAATTAGAGTTAGTTctcttttaatttcaattagatAAAACTGTAACTGTTTGTCAGATGTTGTATAATTATCAAGTATTGAATATATATTGGTCAGTTGATTGATCAATGATGGCAAATCATATGATTCCGGGCAATTTGTAAGATCAATAAGCACTAAAAATAGTAATTgctttgtaaaattattaatttcaaatgtaACTGTTTTCATATCATGCAGTTCTTGTTTATACACTGCAGCAGCTTTAAGCAGCCAATGAATTTTCTCTTCATAGCATAGTTCTAACATATAATCTGCTGTgagtttaaattctctttgcagATCATCTCTGTATATCATATCAGTAAACAAATGTATAAGCTCAGGTTTATTTTGAGGGATTAAACTAATCAGCACTTGTTTTCTGTGCTGTTTGAAACTATCACCCCCTATTTGTTTAAGTAAATCATTGGAATATGTTGCTTCTTCATTCCATTTTGTTATTGCTAGTGTTGTTATTAGCTTATCAGCATCATTTTCCGTGATTCCATCTcgtataaattcatttattattgagTTTATTTTAAGCAGCTCTGTATCAGATATAAGCTgttgcatatattttataatttcacaCGTAGTTACAGGATTGGtcctcaaattatttttaagaaactGTACAATCTGGTTTGTCAATGTAATAGTCTTTCTTTCATCTGTTTCATTGAATAGCCGTGTAAATTCCTAAAAATAtaatctcataaaattttgtctttATTGTATTGAAACTGTAATGTTTGTTTACTTACATCGTAAATATCATCAGTAATGTTATCAAGCAGATGCAACATATATGCTAATTCTTCCTCAGCCATGGTTTTGAAAATGCTTCAATaagctttattattttaaattatgagctaattgcataataaaataacttcgAAATCCGAAAAGGTATGTATTTTACacttcatatttatttaattcgtaacaaatatttattattacaaagacCAACAATGAACAAAGAGTAAGGACCAAgactcgttagagtaaaagtgttctgtgataaagacattttttttttttggttctattcgtccatctggacaggcaaaggggtcaaaagcccatacagccatgtcttcatttttatttttctattcttcacgttacacagcttgttcaaagtcaagctaagtatttaatatttatataatcttcatcttcaaacataaatagtacaatttcacataaaagtagtatttcgtgttcttcatgtttcattttcttcatatacatataggttcgcatgaaaggccgaagccaagtcttttattgataatattcttgttccaaTTAAGATCAAGCTTAgccccttatttttaataataaacttttatgatataatactaaaatataaatctcatatacgttataagaaatatattatacatgaattataaataataatgatgaatattagttgaatataattataagataatatgaaactaatttaaggtataactacaaatatactatttacatatattcattaaaatttatattataaacacaagtccaataataatttatggacgaatatgttttaagtctgtGTAAGGGATTGTGTCAAAAGGCAAGCCGTATCTTCAAATTTCGCCTaccgttgaaactataaatttgtaaagcggcacgaagcagtcataagttttcaataactgctgaagtgagcgcgggatgtcttcagcattcttataaatatccaagaggcagtctatcaatgtaaatctttgaagattatattggggacagtcaaagaaaatatgattaagagtttggatggataaattacagaattgacaagttggagaatctaaaacaccgatcctaaataaatgagcaccactacgagaatgtcccagacgtaaccgacaaattgtggtgtaaaattttctgtgtaagtattttttatattaacaaaccagggaggagagatttcgtttttaatgtcggctaaccatttgccctttgtttgaacaacttgttgccaataattctgaaagtcttgcaagaatgtacctttaaaatgagacagtgcatctgtgtgtggtatgggaatgttcaaagcagtatgtatctgattactattcacaatagatttagcaagataatcagcttgttcatttccttccacgcctatgtgtgaaggagtccagaataaaacaatatcttttgttagggataagcattgatatttgtctctaatattgtaaatgatgaaattagttgtaacattacatttaggatattgtaaagcttttaaaacactcatgctatCTGTTATAACGATCCAATTATTATATGACTGTTCTCCAATATATTCTAGAGCAGCATATATGGCAGCACATTCTGCTGTGTATATACTAGCCAAGGTATTTAACCTATGACCAAACCCACTCCGCAGTTGTATGTCATAAACTGCCATAGAGACAGCAGTATTACTTTTAGATCCATCAGTATaaagttggttataattttgccactctgacagcatactatatacatcttccttatattttaatgattcattaataattattttaataggtgtatattttgaattataagaatttaaagaacatggccaaagaatactagaaaatagattatgatcacaagaaaaatgtaacaaatcagaGATGCCTTCTACTTGATAGTAGGAATTATTGTCAGTTCGGTTAATATAGTCCTGCTTTAATTGGAGTGGATGATTATTAATAGAAGTTAATTTGagcaagaattttgtttgtaga is part of the Leptidea sinapis chromosome 13, ilLepSina1.1, whole genome shotgun sequence genome and harbors:
- the LOC126967457 gene encoding zinc finger FYVE domain-containing protein 26 homolog isoform X1 — its product is MAEEELAYMLHLLDNITDDIYDEFTRLFNETDERKTITLTNQIVQFLKNNLRTNPVTTCEIIKYMQQLISDTELLKINSIINEFIRDGITENDADKLITTLAITKWNEEATYSNDLLKQIGGDSFKQHRKQVLISLIPQNKPELIHLFTDMIYRDDLQREFKLTADYMLELCYEEKIHWLLKAAAVYKQELHDMKTVTFEINNFTKQLLFLVLIDLTNCPESYDLPSLINQLTNIYSILDNYTTSDKQLQFYLIEIKRELTLIKFCMENNCKILSTSIFNQVLVQSALTVISQVCRLSRVDRYKVSKLLTMNNDYIYELQCLSNKQVDTKSHRDAVWDISTYNSYCIITKVIDTILNSSEGSENMQEINSAMEEIKRLVLALQPLHCCIEVIENIFSCLFLRYEYFSCYEHNQDIPCGTHSECSYFYSKKQNKSKEIVKNSNTGFICSSFTTQEILNMLKMCIEILSKKIGTQEINISTRFKRLADVVNHSIWKMQLVSTLPPDTSPAQLKLCMDYVKVDNSSEDDDSEFDMRMKKKPKVRRRFTNPKPEPGKTMLTSTISADEACSVKRNTIDFISIMLAKPICLVALALHHNDFPKANQILEMFDLFDSEIATEVAFTEQLRNLIAKLKNIICYRDCSRYPSKELSALSVVSTEVMGLVEGFLAANRAPNSFDVIELGSRHPHLQLYTHKNSPFINAVDILISSGLNREITYGLINVVERKLAEVRSGTDTTSSKNTKNYIKFVEDIASVTFEIFGNTDSTFTYGDNICELITDCRIPIKHKDFCKLNQLSRELKQCCGDLEVIVNSSRSKELDSSVLQKYHQIYMNVVAASDKDLCNIAEVTQYNNKKTRVHYLRKCYMYAKSVSQLKDENVLDEAQLTTAAPYFVILERHLHDIFGNMINNQDLPITHLEAICKKLNVNLIPKLILNFCPSITLVELSNEASEESFNNLLHFVFDFKNPEEKLFIEPIADFAPLPRTPDPQCLTYVILHNWVLAHIIKKIHTALNDTDMQQSIDARTKCLNKFMDLERFDQTKVLFNNNKYLASLHTTIDLDQLFSYLPKLLECGKILQCLRIIDSLSERQVAQSANLNNLKDLILYKLSTNSMINQNWKFCQHVKCPDLKVDLIFNNLNCWTPEGALELVDYLRFLLGKSPIEDDFYAKCSNWIAKIPIYDQISSILGTNNWYNTYEKSIESPEHIVEVLMDNQQFKLCLDWADLHNVSDHMKNLIIINLLRQLFEFSNLATPSVVRGLLHRLSPSEALNLILAEIQKVRNIEIIKVCLEFINDHSISSKAFENIKIGLHIVLEMEPNLRHLFWDLTEKPILMIEQLLMNGKLDILNEILNKISPHLKNDSSGDYLYYNMKTIESVTISRNAVDSLLRFYAEKALDMISMANAVTRPSPPKPWDDALLLSIDSINLEGVSKPFVMPEQVPTKEQWVKDYTVDRCMLCRISIFSLIIRRHHCRRCGRVVCHACSTSRMQVPTYPSGVKFRVCDDCYTQTTNTIRSSDNDNMIMSSDSSAGSTANCLDWCLSTADKKNAAVRAEFSYEFTPNVTLCLSIMKMHTINLDYPRFLLDRSDELARELCEGSCGDSRWLVRARRSLLLAAAELYSRTAVKKSGCQTAETGAAHVSRCLSHVEAMATLVQHQAQHLVPQHGAHPSQMVRSLLEAEKWELALEIATKSGIPRTSVLAAWGKTCLKAGCYREARRKFALCFKTSPNVFVDGSDELEYGKEASEAHFVRRQNSRSSGSVSTTGPAEVRVRNNPPLLNEIIKMLENINYPVNQHLLDKAETIKTTNETLSSMNTGKKKLPFTEPALNIMHMLASVKRIKQGDYSDLHTAPVHPKKSLAHGLLRRNTNVEAKPDQRHKLDSFFYRECVYYLTNYGSHAANIAFYMKHSTLGEVIRYCYENGVDKETFTDSVYMECYKKDKVSEMLKAMGDMDSSFEMWSEYIMHVCRTLEGARRVAALYAVQVGSGQWARAAASCARLYARPGAPPYAALLARATRLAAALHHLAQCTPATAHKINDPRSIQFNLDRKTIDNLMTTFTRQIELTKYLANCEAANRVSNKVLHEIIPSPSPRSEDTDNRPLTLFGSNTDKMRLVAGVLVGGATVDAGFDLAFRIITEQRLDSMNIYSHVAKYLVNTDRFMEVKVLAKCIRGSKETAASLMSDQVLEAAVAAVVGRCEARGQLFDEQAELLIADVHSVAGKISCYIICHNVSSAYILAARHDRTNDLRRVLQEADRLGNDQVRNACLKRLTSKKS